In Fundidesulfovibrio magnetotacticus, a single window of DNA contains:
- a CDS encoding ubiquinone/menaquinone biosynthesis methyltransferase — translation MSGDHGRKVASMFGRIAAWYDFLNHFLSLGLDILWRGRLVERMNLPGAKPCRVLDLAAGTLDVSLEIAGRHPGAFVAAADFCLPMLAKGRTKLERPGRIAPVQADGRALPFRDESFEAASIAFGIRNIIPRAEAYAELFRVLKPGGRLCILEFGSGRQPILGGLYRLYLNRLLPLVGRVFSRDAGAYRYLADTIMAFPDADGLAGELARAGFARVEWEKMALGIVVVHVAVKD, via the coding sequence ATGTCGGGCGACCACGGCCGCAAGGTGGCCTCCATGTTCGGGCGCATTGCCGCCTGGTACGATTTTCTCAACCATTTCTTGAGCCTGGGCCTGGACATCCTCTGGCGCGGCCGTCTCGTGGAGCGCATGAACCTGCCCGGAGCGAAGCCCTGCCGCGTGCTGGACCTGGCCGCCGGAACCCTGGACGTTTCGCTGGAGATCGCAGGGCGTCACCCCGGGGCCTTCGTGGCCGCCGCCGACTTCTGCCTGCCCATGCTCGCCAAGGGCCGCACCAAGCTGGAGCGCCCCGGACGCATCGCGCCCGTGCAGGCCGACGGGCGCGCCCTGCCCTTCCGGGACGAAAGCTTCGAAGCCGCGTCCATCGCCTTCGGCATCCGCAACATCATCCCGCGGGCCGAGGCCTACGCGGAGCTATTCCGCGTGCTCAAGCCGGGCGGCAGGCTGTGCATCCTGGAGTTCGGCTCTGGCCGCCAGCCTATCCTGGGCGGGCTCTACAGGCTCTACCTGAACCGGCTGCTGCCCCTGGTGGGCCGGGTTTTCTCGCGCGACGCGGGGGCCTACCGCTACCTGGCGGACACGATCATGGCCTTCCCCGACGCCGACGGACTGGCCGGGGAACTGGCGCGCGCGGGCTTTGCGCGCGTGGAGTGGGAGAAGATGGCGCTGGGGATCGTGGTGGTCCACGTGGCCGTCAAGGACTGA
- a CDS encoding DUF2065 domain-containing protein, with translation MNIDWKLLLLAVGLALVFEGMPYFLFAEKMPGVLRQLSAMKPRSLRFMGMTAMAVGLFLVWFMTRHAVLP, from the coding sequence ATGAACATCGATTGGAAGCTCCTGCTCCTGGCCGTGGGCCTTGCCCTGGTCTTCGAGGGCATGCCCTATTTCCTCTTCGCGGAAAAGATGCCGGGCGTCCTGCGCCAGCTCTCGGCCATGAAGCCTCGCTCCCTGCGTTTCATGGGCATGACGGCCATGGCCGTCGGCCTGTTTCTGGTCTGGTTCATGACGCGCCACGCCGTCCTGCCCTGA
- a CDS encoding nucleotide sugar dehydrogenase, producing METALVTFEQLKSGESRIAVVGLGYVGLPLAVALAGHFKVTGFDISPRRVERLKSGVDDTGEVSAASLASADVLYSHDPECLKGCGVVIVAVPTPIDSHRRPDLAPVRGASITVGRQLSPGSVVVFESTVYPGLTEEICVPLLEENSGLACGRDFFVGYSPERINPGDKVNTLETIVKVVAGQTDEVRELLCRLYGSVVRAGVHPASSIKVAEAAKVIENTQRDLNIALMNELALICEKVGIDTQEVLEAAGSKWNFLPFRPGLVGGHCIGVDPYYLTFLAEGLGLHPQVILAGRRINDSMGKHVAEVCIKRLIAAKRPICGSTVGVWGLTFKENVPDLRNTKVVDVIRELGEYGVNVLVHDPMAAPEEAMHEYGLTLSPMEDFKGLEALIVAVGHHAYKTMDPARIAGCFTVPEAGLVMDIRGALDRQRVLDAGLTYWRL from the coding sequence ATGGAGACTGCATTGGTAACGTTCGAGCAACTCAAGTCCGGCGAGTCCAGGATCGCCGTGGTGGGCCTGGGCTATGTGGGCCTTCCGCTGGCGGTGGCGCTTGCCGGGCATTTCAAGGTGACGGGCTTCGACATCAGCCCCCGGCGCGTGGAGCGCCTCAAAAGCGGCGTGGACGACACGGGCGAAGTGAGCGCCGCATCCCTGGCCTCGGCCGACGTGCTCTACAGCCACGACCCGGAATGCCTCAAAGGCTGCGGCGTGGTGATCGTCGCGGTGCCCACGCCCATCGACTCCCACCGCAGGCCCGACCTCGCCCCCGTGCGCGGCGCGTCGATCACGGTGGGCAGGCAGCTTTCCCCCGGCAGCGTGGTGGTGTTCGAGTCCACGGTCTATCCGGGGCTCACCGAGGAAATCTGCGTGCCCCTCCTGGAGGAGAACTCCGGCCTGGCCTGCGGACGCGACTTCTTCGTGGGCTACTCCCCCGAGCGCATCAACCCCGGCGACAAGGTGAACACCCTGGAGACCATCGTGAAGGTGGTGGCCGGGCAGACCGACGAGGTGCGCGAACTGCTCTGCAGGCTCTACGGCTCGGTGGTGCGCGCCGGGGTGCATCCTGCCAGCTCCATCAAGGTGGCCGAGGCCGCCAAGGTGATCGAAAACACCCAGCGCGACCTGAACATCGCCCTGATGAACGAGCTGGCCCTCATCTGCGAGAAGGTGGGCATCGACACCCAGGAGGTGCTGGAGGCCGCTGGCTCCAAGTGGAACTTCCTGCCCTTCCGGCCGGGACTGGTGGGCGGCCACTGCATCGGCGTGGACCCCTACTACCTCACCTTCCTAGCCGAGGGCCTGGGCCTGCACCCCCAGGTGATCCTGGCGGGGCGGCGCATCAACGACTCTATGGGCAAGCACGTGGCCGAAGTGTGCATCAAGCGCCTCATCGCCGCCAAGCGGCCCATCTGCGGGTCCACCGTGGGCGTGTGGGGCCTCACCTTCAAGGAGAACGTCCCGGACTTGCGCAACACCAAGGTGGTGGACGTAATCCGTGAACTGGGCGAATACGGCGTGAACGTCCTCGTGCACGACCCCATGGCCGCCCCAGAGGAGGCCATGCACGAATACGGGCTCACCCTCTCGCCCATGGAAGATTTCAAAGGCCTGGAGGCGCTCATCGTGGCGGTGGGGCACCACGCCTACAAAACCATGGATCCGGCACGGATCGCTGGCTGCTTCACCGTCCCCGAGGCCGGGCTTGTCATGGACATCCGGGGAGCGCTGGACAGACAACGGGTGCTGGACGCGGGACTGACCTACTGGAGGCTCTAG
- the mqnB gene encoding futalosine hydrolase, with amino-acid sequence MTLLLVTATWAEMRAALGKRLPQGMPPLRRGRARACLAGREALLLVTGVGPLNAALEVGAALEAARAEGLELSGALCLGVAGSFDSARAPLGSAVLADAELYPDYGVAGPGQLADANDFGFAQWEGPSGRVFQRLGLVPGEAARAMDLALPDNWPRGLFVTSAAVTASAVRAEALAARHGALAENMEGFALALACLARGLPFLEVRTISNAIGERDRANWKLHEALAGLEAALDALLGS; translated from the coding sequence GTGACCCTTTTGCTGGTCACGGCCACCTGGGCCGAGATGCGCGCGGCCCTGGGGAAGCGGCTGCCGCAGGGGATGCCTCCGTTGCGCCGGGGACGGGCCAGGGCGTGCCTTGCCGGGCGCGAGGCGCTTCTGCTGGTCACGGGCGTGGGGCCGCTCAACGCCGCCCTGGAGGTTGGGGCCGCCCTGGAGGCCGCCCGCGCCGAGGGCCTGGAACTTTCGGGGGCGCTCTGCCTGGGCGTGGCGGGCAGTTTCGACTCGGCGCGCGCCCCCCTGGGGAGCGCGGTGCTGGCCGACGCGGAACTCTACCCGGACTACGGCGTGGCCGGACCCGGCCAGTTGGCGGACGCCAACGACTTCGGCTTCGCCCAGTGGGAGGGGCCGTCGGGGCGCGTGTTCCAGCGCCTCGGGCTGGTTCCCGGGGAGGCTGCCCGGGCCATGGATCTGGCGTTGCCGGACAACTGGCCCCGGGGCCTGTTCGTCACGAGCGCCGCCGTCACGGCGTCGGCCGTCCGGGCCGAGGCCCTGGCCGCCCGGCACGGGGCGCTGGCGGAAAACATGGAGGGCTTCGCCCTGGCTCTGGCCTGCCTCGCGAGAGGCCTGCCTTTTTTGGAGGTCCGGACAATCTCCAACGCAATCGGGGAGCGCGACCGGGCCAATTGGAAACTCCACGAGGCCCTCGCCGGCCTGGAGGCCGCGCTGGACGCCCTTCTGGGCAGCTGA
- a CDS encoding polyprenyl synthetase family protein gives MKEFAEYQARELPLIESCLRSRVEALSPYVRPTAQHVLDAGGKRLRPLLTILTARALGHAGDDVYPLACSLELLHSATLLHDDILDGAELRRGKPAAHVAFGSTHTILAGDALLALANTMVAAYGRPELTACLSDAILATVTGEIQEIAHIRDIGLGYDGYMEIITGKTACLIQSACQAGAILAGAGEEQVKAAGDFGLNLGVAFQLVDDVLDYASPSAVTGKPKGADIREGKLTLPLIFYIDQLPPGQKERFTKALKENILPDDETESAVAAVVAGGHAERTRDMAADYLLKARDCLDCFPDSPEKRLLLAALEGMARREK, from the coding sequence ATGAAAGAATTCGCCGAATATCAGGCCCGGGAACTGCCCCTCATCGAAAGCTGCCTCCGCAGCCGCGTGGAGGCCCTGAGCCCCTACGTGCGGCCCACGGCCCAGCACGTCCTGGACGCCGGAGGCAAGCGGCTGCGCCCGCTGCTCACCATCCTCACGGCCAGGGCGCTCGGCCACGCGGGCGACGACGTGTACCCCCTGGCCTGCTCCCTGGAGCTGTTGCACTCCGCCACCCTGCTCCACGACGACATCCTGGACGGCGCGGAGCTGCGCCGGGGCAAGCCCGCCGCCCACGTGGCCTTCGGCAGCACCCACACCATCCTGGCAGGCGACGCCCTCCTGGCCCTGGCCAACACCATGGTGGCCGCCTACGGACGCCCGGAACTCACCGCCTGCCTCTCCGACGCCATCCTGGCCACCGTCACCGGCGAAATCCAGGAGATCGCCCACATCCGCGACATCGGCCTGGGCTACGACGGTTACATGGAGATCATCACCGGCAAGACCGCCTGCCTCATCCAGTCCGCCTGCCAGGCCGGGGCCATCCTGGCCGGGGCCGGTGAGGAGCAGGTGAAGGCGGCGGGCGACTTCGGGCTCAACCTGGGAGTGGCCTTCCAGCTGGTGGACGACGTGCTGGACTACGCCTCGCCCTCGGCCGTCACGGGCAAGCCCAAGGGAGCGGACATCCGCGAGGGCAAGCTCACCCTGCCGCTCATCTTCTACATCGACCAGCTGCCGCCCGGGCAGAAAGAAAGGTTTACAAAAGCCCTGAAAGAGAACATCCTCCCCGACGATGAGACAGAATCCGCCGTGGCCGCAGTCGTCGCCGGGGGCCACGCGGAGCGTACCAGGGACATGGCTGCGGACTACCTGCTCAAGGCCCGGGACTGCCTGGACTGCTTCCCGGACTCCCCTGAGAAACGGCTGCTGCTCGCCGCCCTGGAGGGCATGGCCCGGCGCGAAAAATAA
- a CDS encoding diguanylate cyclase — MSNTIASLRQCMKITFPPVTLQLLEEAVKPTPDFEILARILGMDPVLTATVLTLANSPYYNAGQKVTDLNRAATILGTKEILKIALSISYQKHLGEAFKKHGIDFFANWRLIVWSAIAAELLAERLCPDLSDQAYLTALLKDISLLLMVCADPTGFKELGHHGVITAFVPGQLEAERGAWSADHCRLTADLLDELNISASDQACIAFHHDMDSLDAHSPLTQCIILATRWSELELGTSGNPASVLHFRTALQRRLDIGPEEMDELFIRCAQRFQSMLATLGIEEAPHDDRFYQHSIKLMQEYHFLASEIAQASDGRQEVAAIIGRHLRFIWDVRRWELALGVPKYNDWELFASQEGREPARLGTSGSRDALPWTAPKSHSFPIVTSGPFLGELRLPRQGLSQETLRLLGLYVRFVSQNYEHFALRQSVLEAKAHTLDQLPVGVARLSPSGAIQEINDRLRQFLGLPGDCLGRDLWTALGEGKDLSRDSQWDSFLADPGATSLHKIFCLYKGEHHDTDACVYLAAEKRQWQGRDEILLFLEDVTLVSGWEFKALKQGEFLEKLVKSMRDSVFTIDATGRITFASPRVAHLLEKNLFQLARPTSVHQGAWGPEMLAGAPAPVEALTPGAPGEQPHNLEFVFSPLPKTPGGQKQWLVVGRDITTVRRLEDKLKRLALFDGLTGLLNHYQFHVILEREAQRSKRTKRPMGVLFFDLDNFKAVNDTLGHQAGDDVLRAVSRILKARLRKGMDYPCRYGGDEFAVVVTEVEPAQLMHLAQRLHEAVSQHFEGRLGMSAGLAMLEAEETPSSLLRRADKASYTAKSQGGGCIVWSGEAPMP, encoded by the coding sequence ATGAGCAACACCATCGCCTCCCTGCGCCAGTGCATGAAGATCACCTTCCCCCCGGTGACGCTTCAGCTCCTGGAAGAGGCGGTCAAACCCACGCCCGATTTCGAGATCCTCGCGCGCATCCTCGGCATGGACCCCGTGCTCACGGCCACGGTGCTCACCCTGGCCAACTCGCCCTACTACAACGCGGGGCAGAAGGTCACCGACCTCAACCGCGCGGCCACCATCCTCGGCACCAAGGAAATCCTCAAGATCGCCCTGTCCATCTCCTACCAGAAGCACCTGGGCGAGGCGTTCAAAAAGCACGGCATCGACTTCTTCGCCAACTGGCGGCTCATCGTGTGGTCGGCCATCGCGGCCGAGCTCCTGGCGGAACGCCTTTGCCCGGACCTCTCCGACCAAGCCTACCTCACGGCCCTGCTCAAGGACATCTCCCTCTTGCTCATGGTCTGCGCCGATCCCACGGGCTTCAAAGAACTGGGCCACCACGGGGTGATCACCGCCTTCGTGCCCGGACAGCTGGAGGCCGAACGCGGGGCCTGGAGCGCGGACCACTGCCGCCTCACCGCGGACCTCCTGGACGAGCTGAACATCTCCGCCTCCGACCAGGCCTGCATCGCCTTCCACCACGACATGGACAGCCTCGACGCCCACTCGCCCCTGACCCAGTGCATCATCCTGGCCACGCGCTGGTCCGAGTTGGAACTGGGGACTTCGGGCAACCCGGCCAGCGTGCTCCATTTCCGCACCGCTTTGCAACGCCGCCTGGACATCGGCCCCGAAGAGATGGACGAACTCTTCATACGCTGCGCCCAGCGTTTCCAGTCCATGCTCGCCACTCTGGGCATCGAGGAAGCGCCCCACGACGACCGCTTCTACCAGCACAGCATAAAGCTCATGCAGGAATACCACTTCCTGGCCTCGGAGATCGCCCAGGCGTCCGACGGCAGGCAGGAGGTGGCGGCCATCATCGGACGGCACCTGCGCTTCATCTGGGACGTGCGCCGCTGGGAACTGGCCCTGGGCGTGCCCAAATACAACGACTGGGAACTCTTCGCTTCCCAGGAGGGCCGCGAACCCGCCCGGCTGGGGACCTCGGGCTCGCGCGACGCGCTGCCCTGGACCGCGCCCAAGTCCCACAGCTTCCCCATCGTCACCTCCGGGCCGTTCCTGGGCGAACTGCGCCTGCCGCGCCAGGGCCTGAGCCAGGAGACCCTGCGCCTGCTGGGGCTCTACGTGCGCTTCGTCAGCCAGAACTACGAACACTTCGCCCTGCGCCAGAGCGTGCTGGAGGCCAAGGCCCACACCCTGGACCAGCTGCCCGTGGGCGTGGCCAGGCTCTCGCCTTCGGGCGCCATCCAGGAGATCAACGACCGCCTGCGCCAGTTCCTGGGGCTCCCCGGAGACTGCCTCGGACGCGACCTCTGGACCGCCCTCGGCGAAGGCAAGGACCTCTCCCGCGACTCCCAGTGGGATTCCTTCCTGGCCGATCCGGGCGCGACTTCGCTCCACAAGATCTTCTGCCTCTACAAGGGCGAGCACCACGACACCGACGCCTGCGTCTACCTGGCCGCCGAAAAACGCCAGTGGCAGGGGCGCGACGAGATCCTGCTTTTCCTGGAGGACGTCACCCTGGTCTCCGGCTGGGAATTCAAGGCCCTCAAGCAGGGTGAATTCCTGGAGAAGCTCGTCAAGTCCATGCGCGATTCGGTGTTCACCATCGACGCCACCGGCCGCATCACTTTCGCTTCCCCCCGGGTGGCCCACCTGCTGGAGAAGAATCTCTTCCAGTTGGCGCGGCCCACCAGCGTCCACCAGGGCGCCTGGGGGCCGGAGATGCTCGCGGGAGCGCCCGCCCCGGTGGAGGCCCTTACGCCCGGAGCGCCGGGCGAACAGCCGCACAACCTGGAGTTCGTCTTCTCCCCCCTGCCCAAAACCCCGGGCGGGCAGAAGCAGTGGCTCGTGGTGGGCCGCGACATCACCACCGTGCGCCGCCTGGAAGACAAGCTCAAGCGCCTGGCCCTCTTCGACGGGCTCACGGGGCTTTTGAACCACTACCAGTTCCACGTCATCCTGGAGCGCGAGGCCCAGCGCAGCAAGCGCACCAAGCGCCCCATGGGCGTGCTCTTCTTCGACCTGGACAATTTCAAGGCCGTCAACGACACCCTGGGGCACCAGGCCGGCGACGACGTGCTGCGCGCCGTCTCCCGCATCCTCAAGGCGCGCCTGCGCAAGGGCATGGATTACCCCTGCCGCTACGGCGGCGACGAGTTCGCCGTGGTGGTCACCGAGGTGGAGCCCGCCCAGCTGATGCACCTGGCCCAGCGCCTCCACGAGGCCGTCTCCCAGCACTTCGAGGGACGCCTGGGCATGAGCGCCGGTCTGGCCATGCTCGAAGCCGAGGAGACGCCCTCCTCCCTGCTGCGCCGCGCCGACAAGGCCTCCTACACGGCCAAAAGCCAGGGAGGCGGCTGCATCGTCTGGTCCGGCGAAGCCCCCATGCCCTGA
- a CDS encoding AIR synthase-related protein: MLFRVEVAPKPYLQDIPGRRAAHRITHELGVPVDDAAVVKTYTVAGLDRDQVRRAVDIAALHDPVSHLASLDPLASDFDWIVEVGLRPGVTDNEGRTARETLALALGLTREQAKNVAVYTSAQYALRGSLTPAQVEHIAKDHLCNELIQRFEIKSAAQWAEKPGFEPKAAQVTGRSSDEVLTVPLSAMNDEALMAFSRENVLALSLEEMHAIRDHFLRQDVQARRAAQGLPKDPTDAELEVLAQTWSEHCKHKIFAADIDYRNAETGRSQAISSLYKTYVQGSTQAIRKAMGQDDICLSVFKDNAGVIRFSEDHHLCVKVETHNSPSALDPYGGALTGIVGVNRDPMGTGMGANLLCNTDVFCFASPFHDEPLPPRLLHPRRVMEGVREGVEHGGNKSGIPTVNGSVVFHERFLGKPLVFCGTVGLMPAQVNGKPSQDKRALPGDLIVMTGGRIGKDGIHGATFSSEELHEGSPATAVQIGDPITQRKMYDFLMRARDTGLYHAITDNGAGGLSSSVGEMANDSGGALLDLARAPLKYDGLRPWEILLSEAQERMTLAVPPERIDDFLALAAEMDVEATVLGSFNDSGCFKAVYGEKPVALLDMDFLHDGTPRMRLEAVWERPATEDSPLPAEVDHAGLLKRMLGRLNICSKEYMIRQYDHEVKGGSVVKPLVGVERDGPADAAVMRPVLSRREALVLSHGICPRYSDLDAYWMMAGAIDEAVRNAVAAGGDLAHMAGVDNFCWCDPVQSEKTPDGRYKLAQLVRANQALAHYCQAYGVPCVSGKDSMKNDYTGGGAKISIPPTVLFTALSVIDDASQAVTSDFKQAGDVVYVLGLTRPELGASELGEELGLTFADVPQVDAVSAKRRYQALRRSAKGRQHNACHDCSDGGLAVALAEMCLGGRLGADVDLSRVPASPDCSDPLAVLYSESHSRFVVGVPSANVASFEKLFAGQWMAPVGRVTTDGKLTVRRGEAVLLSETVDALAEAFKATLDW, encoded by the coding sequence ATGCTCTTTCGGGTGGAAGTAGCTCCCAAACCGTACCTGCAGGACATCCCCGGCCGCAGGGCCGCCCACCGCATCACCCACGAGCTGGGCGTCCCCGTGGACGACGCCGCCGTGGTGAAGACCTACACCGTGGCCGGTCTCGACCGCGATCAGGTCCGGCGCGCCGTGGACATCGCCGCCCTGCACGACCCCGTCTCCCACCTGGCCTCCCTCGATCCCCTGGCCAGTGACTTCGACTGGATCGTGGAGGTGGGCCTGCGCCCCGGCGTCACCGACAACGAGGGCCGCACCGCCCGCGAGACCCTGGCCCTGGCCCTGGGCCTCACCCGCGAGCAGGCGAAGAACGTGGCCGTGTACACCTCCGCCCAGTACGCCCTGCGCGGCAGCCTCACCCCGGCCCAGGTGGAGCACATCGCCAAGGACCACCTCTGCAACGAGCTCATCCAGCGCTTCGAGATCAAGTCCGCCGCCCAGTGGGCCGAGAAGCCCGGGTTCGAGCCCAAGGCCGCCCAGGTGACGGGCCGCTCCTCCGACGAGGTGCTCACCGTGCCGCTCTCGGCCATGAACGACGAGGCGCTCATGGCCTTCTCCCGCGAGAACGTCCTGGCCCTCTCCCTGGAAGAAATGCACGCCATCCGCGACCACTTCCTGCGCCAAGACGTGCAGGCCCGCCGCGCAGCCCAGGGACTGCCGAAGGACCCCACCGACGCCGAACTGGAAGTGCTGGCCCAGACATGGTCCGAGCACTGCAAGCACAAGATCTTCGCGGCCGACATCGACTACCGCAACGCCGAAACCGGCCGGTCCCAGGCCATCTCCAGCCTCTACAAGACCTACGTGCAGGGCTCCACACAGGCCATCCGCAAGGCCATGGGCCAGGACGACATCTGCCTCTCGGTGTTCAAGGACAACGCGGGCGTGATCCGCTTCTCCGAAGACCACCACCTCTGCGTCAAGGTGGAGACCCACAACTCGCCCTCCGCCCTGGACCCTTACGGCGGCGCGCTCACCGGCATCGTGGGCGTCAACCGCGACCCCATGGGCACCGGCATGGGCGCCAACCTCCTGTGCAACACCGACGTCTTCTGCTTCGCCTCGCCCTTCCACGACGAGCCCCTGCCCCCGAGGCTCCTGCACCCGCGCCGCGTCATGGAAGGCGTGCGCGAGGGCGTGGAGCACGGCGGCAACAAGTCCGGCATCCCCACCGTGAACGGCTCCGTGGTGTTCCACGAGCGCTTCCTGGGCAAGCCCCTGGTGTTCTGCGGCACCGTGGGCCTCATGCCCGCCCAGGTGAACGGCAAACCCAGCCAGGACAAGCGCGCCCTGCCGGGCGACCTCATCGTCATGACCGGCGGACGCATCGGCAAGGACGGCATCCACGGGGCCACCTTCTCCTCGGAAGAACTCCACGAGGGATCGCCCGCCACGGCCGTGCAGATCGGCGACCCCATCACCCAGCGCAAGATGTACGACTTCCTCATGCGCGCCCGCGACACGGGGCTCTACCACGCCATCACCGACAACGGCGCGGGCGGCCTCTCCTCTTCCGTGGGCGAGATGGCCAACGACTCGGGCGGCGCGCTCCTCGATCTCGCCCGCGCGCCCCTCAAGTACGACGGCCTGCGCCCCTGGGAGATCCTGCTCTCCGAGGCCCAGGAACGCATGACTCTGGCTGTGCCCCCCGAACGCATCGACGACTTCCTGGCCCTGGCCGCCGAAATGGACGTGGAGGCCACGGTGCTCGGCAGCTTCAACGACTCGGGCTGCTTCAAGGCCGTCTACGGCGAAAAGCCCGTGGCCCTGCTCGACATGGACTTCCTGCACGACGGCACGCCGCGCATGCGCCTGGAGGCCGTGTGGGAACGCCCCGCCACCGAGGACTCCCCTCTGCCCGCCGAGGTGGACCACGCGGGCCTTCTCAAGCGCATGCTCGGGCGGCTCAACATCTGCAGCAAGGAATACATGATCCGCCAGTACGACCACGAGGTGAAGGGCGGCAGCGTGGTCAAGCCCCTGGTGGGCGTGGAGCGCGACGGACCGGCCGACGCGGCCGTCATGCGCCCCGTGCTCTCGCGGCGCGAGGCGTTGGTGCTCTCCCACGGCATCTGCCCCCGCTACTCCGACCTGGACGCCTACTGGATGATGGCCGGGGCCATCGACGAGGCCGTGCGCAACGCCGTGGCCGCCGGCGGCGACCTGGCGCACATGGCCGGCGTGGACAACTTCTGCTGGTGCGACCCGGTGCAGTCCGAGAAGACCCCCGACGGGCGCTACAAGCTGGCCCAGCTGGTGCGCGCCAACCAGGCCCTGGCCCACTACTGCCAAGCCTACGGCGTGCCCTGCGTCTCTGGCAAGGACTCCATGAAGAACGACTACACCGGCGGCGGGGCCAAGATCTCCATCCCGCCCACGGTGCTTTTCACGGCGCTCTCCGTGATCGACGACGCCTCCCAGGCCGTCACCTCCGACTTCAAGCAGGCCGGGGACGTGGTCTACGTGCTGGGCCTCACGCGCCCGGAGCTGGGGGCCTCGGAACTGGGCGAGGAGTTGGGGCTCACCTTCGCCGACGTTCCCCAGGTGGACGCCGTGAGCGCCAAACGGCGCTACCAGGCCCTGCGCCGCTCCGCCAAGGGCAGACAGCACAACGCCTGCCACGACTGCTCCGACGGCGGCCTGGCCGTGGCCCTGGCCGAGATGTGCCTGGGCGGACGCCTGGGCGCGGACGTGGACCTCTCCCGCGTGCCCGCAAGCCCCGACTGCTCCGATCCCCTGGCCGTGCTCTATTCCGAGAGCCATTCGCGCTTCGTGGTGGGCGTGCCCTCGGCCAACGTGGCCAGCTTCGAGAAGCTCTTCGCCGGGCAGTGGATGGCCCCCGTGGGCCGCGTGACCACCGACGGGAAGCTCACCGTGCGCCGCGGCGAGGCCGTGCTCCTGAGCGAGACCGTGGACGCGCTGGCCGAGGCCTTCAAGGCCACCCTGGACTGGTAA
- a CDS encoding cytochrome c family protein — protein sequence MRLAGILLAVTFLMIAVPQGRTAKQSTYVGSKACEECHAKEFASFSKFAKKAHSFQSVQIMASKLEPAEIKECYACHTTGYGQPGGFESFEKTPHLADAGCEVCHGPGSEHVQSGDKALIKSKPNVEECQTCHNQQRVKSFGFKPMLFGGAH from the coding sequence ATGAGGCTGGCTGGCATTCTGTTGGCTGTGACGTTTCTCATGATCGCCGTGCCGCAGGGCAGAACGGCGAAGCAATCCACCTACGTGGGCTCGAAAGCCTGCGAAGAGTGCCACGCCAAGGAATTCGCTTCGTTCAGCAAGTTCGCCAAGAAGGCCCACTCCTTCCAGTCCGTCCAGATCATGGCCTCCAAGCTCGAGCCCGCCGAAATCAAGGAGTGCTACGCCTGCCACACCACCGGCTACGGCCAGCCCGGGGGCTTCGAGAGTTTCGAGAAGACGCCCCACCTGGCCGACGCGGGCTGCGAAGTCTGCCACGGCCCGGGGTCGGAGCATGTCCAATCCGGCGACAAGGCCCTCATCAAATCCAAGCCCAACGTGGAGGAATGCCAGACCTGCCACAACCAGCAGCGCGTCAAGTCCTTCGGTTTCAAGCCCATGCTCTTCGGAGGAGCGCACTAG